The stretch of DNA AAAGTCATATCACCAAAAGCACATCACGAGAGTCATACAATACTAACCCAggcttgttgatggagcaggaggaatcaagctcaccaaggacgGAAAGGTGCTTCTGTCCGAGATGCAGATCCAGAACCCCACCGCCGTACTGATTGCCCGAGCCGCCACTGCACAGGACGACATTACCGGTGACGGTACGACATCGGTTGTCCTTTACGTTGGAGAGATGCTTCGACAGGCCGAGCGGTTCGTCACTGAGATGCATCCCCGAGTCATTGCTGAGGGCTTTGAGATTGCTCGAAAGGAGGCCCTTTCCTTCCTCGACACCttcaagatcaacaaggcCGGCAGCGTCGACCGagagctgcttctggcGGTCGCTCGATCTTCCCTCGCCACCAAAGTGAACCCCACTCTGGTGGCGCGTCTGGCTCCCGTCGTCACCGATGCCGTTCTGGCAGTTGGAGACGATCTGCACATGGTTGAGATCAtgaagcagcagcgaccCGACGACACTCGGCTGATCCGAGgtctggttctggatcaTGGTCCCCGACACCCCGACATGCCCAAGAGAGTCGAGAACGCGTTTGTGCTCACTCTCAACGTGTCTCTAGAGTACGAGAAGTCCGAGGTCAACGCCGGCTTCTTCTACTCCACTGCTGAGGAGCGAGAGAAGCTGGTACAGTCCGAGCGACAGTTTGTggacgacaaggtcaagaagattgtcgaACTCAAGCGGGAAGTGTGTGCCAACGGCGAGGGCTTTGTTATTGTCAACCAGAAGGGTATTGATCCTCTGTCTCTGGACATTCTGGCCAAGAACGGCATTTTTGCCCTGAGACGAGCAAAGCGACGAAACATGGAGCGTCTGCAGCTCgtgtgtggaggagaggcCCAGAACTCGGTTGAGGATCTGCGTCCCGATATTCTGGGATGGGCCGGTCTGGTCTACGAGGAGACCATTGGCGAGGAGAAGTACACCTACattgaggaggtcaaggaccCCCGGTCGGTGACCATTCTGATCCGAGCCCCCAACTCTCACAGCATTGCCCAGACCTCCGATGCGGTGCGAGACGGTCTCCGAGCTGTGGCCAACTGCCGAACCGACCAGGCTGTTGTTCCTGGTGCCGGCGCATTCCAGCTCGCTCTGCACCAGCATCTCATCAAGTTCGCGCGAAGCACCAAGGGTAAGGCCAAGTACGGAATCACAGCCTTTGCCGAGGCCATGCTGATTATCCCCAAGACTCTGGCTTCTAACGCCGGTTACGACGCTCTTGACATGATTACCGAGTGCCAGGACGAGATTGCCGAGGGCCATCTTGTG from Yarrowia lipolytica chromosome 1D, complete sequence encodes:
- a CDS encoding uncharacterized protein (Compare to YALI0D20328g, highly similar to uniprot|P39079 Saccharomyces cerevisiae YDR188w CCT6 component of chaperonin-containing T-complex (zeta subunit), similar to Saccharomyces cerevisiae CCT6 (YDR188W); ancestral locus Anc_8.393) gives rise to the protein MSVQLLNPKAESLRRQQALQVNIAAAEGLQSVLCSNLGPKGTIKMLVDGAGGIKLTKDGKVLLSEMQIQNPTAVLIARAATAQDDITGDGTTSVVLYVGEMLRQAERFVTEMHPRVIAEGFEIARKEALSFLDTFKINKAGSVDRELLLAVARSSLATKVNPTLVARLAPVVTDAVLAVGDDLHMVEIMKQQRPDDTRLIRGLVLDHGPRHPDMPKRVENAFVLTLNVSLEYEKSEVNAGFFYSTAEEREKLVQSERQFVDDKVKKIVELKREVCANGEGFVIVNQKGIDPLSLDILAKNGIFALRRAKRRNMERLQLVCGGEAQNSVEDLRPDILGWAGLVYEETIGEEKYTYIEEVKDPRSVTILIRAPNSHSIAQTSDAVRDGLRAVANCRTDQAVVPGAGAFQLALHQHLIKFARSTKGKAKYGITAFAEAMLIIPKTLASNAGYDALDMITECQDEIAEGHLVGLDLTTGEPMDPTVEGVYDSFRVIRNSIASATGIATNLLLCDELLKAGRSSLKQQ